DNA sequence from the Cohnella herbarum genome:
AGAGTAACCAAATCGTTTTTTTCATTAGATCTCCTTGTAATCGAGTTGTAGCTATTGTCGACACAAACTTTTATTAAACACCTTCAAACATCATTCACCTAATTCTTTGACCAAATATATTAATAAATCATCATCCACTCTTACCGAGTTCCCTGGTTTCACTTGTATGTTATTATAAATAATTCCTTTTCCGTCCAAGATGTATCCGCGTTTGTTATACATGATTTGAGCGTTTCCGTAATCTTGATACAGCCCAACGCCTAAACCAATCGATTTCGAGGTTTTTGATGCTATTTTTTCAAGTTCGTCAAAAATCTTACTTGCAATTTTCTTTCGTCTAAATTCCGGAAAAACATTCAAGTCATTAATTTCCGGAATATTTTGATCTGAGAAAAAGGGATAAGATGAGACATATAATAAGTGACAGCAACCAGCTAGTACTCCCTCATAATAAGCCAATAAAGTGATTCTCTTTCCAATAAGATTTTCGTCTAAGCATCTTAGAAAATAGTCACTTGATGTATACCATGGGAATTTGCTAGTGAACTCTTGATCCAACAAATATGCTTCATCAGCGTTTGAAAGTTGTTTTATTGTTATTTTGTCAGTCATCTTAAAACCTCTTTCAGTCATCACTTAAATTATTATTTATTGTCTTTCTCGTTGCCGTGTTTAAAATTTCCTGTAATTTTAGCCATTACTAACTGGGCTTCCTTATGATCTTTACCATCTATAGCTCTTAAAAATTTATCGCTCGCCTTACCGGTAAGAATTGTAACTTGCTTTCCCATCCAGTAAATAAAGACTTTGTTATCTTTCGTTGTTTTATAGGTGAAAACTTCTTCACTAAGTCTATTTCGTTTGTCAATGTTACTAATATGATCACTTCCATCCTTAAAAGTATTGGGAAAAATTATAATTCTGCTGATTTAATTACCTTCAACTATTCTTATCATCATAAAATTCAATGCAAAATGGATGCATTTCAGGTCTTAAACAGTATTCGATTCTTTGTCTGAAGTCCTTCCATTTTACTTTATTTAGTGCTTCCTCAATCGGAAAGAACGCCGACTCCAAACTTTCAGAGGTTCGAACCGGTTCCCCGCCTATTGGTTTTGCTAAAAATAAGGTGTTACAAATGGAGTTCCCAACGTTTTGAAATATTCCGCAGAATTTAACGATTTCTATGTCTACTCCTGATTCTTCTTTTGTTTCTCTGATCGCAGCTTGGCTCAGTGATTCTCCTTCTTCTACTTGCCCGCCGGGCATTTCCCAGCCTCTTCTTGGTCCGTTAACAAGTAATATTTCGTTGTTATCATTTACAACGATCGCAGCTGCAGAAACGATATGCTTAGGAGGATTCATTTTTAACACCACCCCAACCACCTCATTTGTCATACTATTCTCGACATGGGATACCTCTTTATCCACTTGATTTAGTTCTTTTTCCATTTGAAAAAACTTCTACTGAACTAAATTTTCTTTGTTATCAAGTACCATTACCTGGTTTACCCAGTCGTCAAAAGAATTAAATAGGATAAAGAGTGGCCATGGATTCGTTTCTTTATCTTGTTTCCAGGTCAGATGGACTTGTACATATTTATTTGAATTCTCTTGAAATTGAAAAAGCACTTCATCTTTATCTAATCTTCGAGCAATTACATTAAGTTCAGCTCCATACAGAATATGGTTATTAGGTAACTCGTTATAGAGTTCTTCAAGAAAAATCAGTGAGGTCTCAGGAATCCATGGTTCTAAAAAATCGATTTGTGGTCTTGACACATAGATTTCCCCCATTTTATTCAGCAGAAGTTTCCGATAACGTTCAAACGGCCAGCAGCACGATTATGGTGATAGCGGAAGTAATCGACTCCTGATGCTCAATTCAACTTCTTTCCCAAAAATAATGCGACCCTATGTTCCTTATTTATGACTCCACCGGCTCGGTCGATAGTATCCTCTATCTTTTTTAGAAGAGCATTCCTGATAGTTTCGGGAAGTTGTCTATGCTTTGAATTCGTATTTAGTAAAGCTACATAATCGCAACTTGTATATGAAAGTAATCGACTATATTCTTTGACTACCAAGTCCGTAAAAATACCAGTATATTCAGTGATTATTCTTCTTTCGTTGATTATTTCTTCAGGCGTTCGATACTTAGAATCATCTAAATGTGGA
Encoded proteins:
- a CDS encoding GNAT family N-acetyltransferase, producing MTDKITIKQLSNADEAYLLDQEFTSKFPWYTSSDYFLRCLDENLIGKRITLLAYYEGVLAGCCHLLYVSSYPFFSDQNIPEINDLNVFPEFRRKKIASKIFDELEKIASKTSKSIGLGVGLYQDYGNAQIMYNKRGYILDGKGIIYNNIQVKPGNSVRVDDDLLIYLVKELGE
- a CDS encoding NUDIX hydrolase, translated to MNPPKHIVSAAAIVVNDNNEILLVNGPRRGWEMPGGQVEEGESLSQAAIRETKEESGVDIEIVKFCGIFQNVGNSICNTLFLAKPIGGEPVRTSESLESAFFPIEEALNKVKWKDFRQRIEYCLRPEMHPFCIEFYDDKNS